CAACGGCAGCGGTGGATCCGTCGTCTGGGTGTTCGACGAGCGTCGCCGGGTCCGGGACGACGTCGCCGGCCGGCTGCTCGCCCTGCCGTTCGTCAGCCGCGTCGAGGCCGTCGCCGACCCGGCGGCGCTGATGGCCCGGCTGGACAACCGCGTGCCCGACGTCCTCCTCGTCGGCACCCAGCGGGCGACCGACAGCGGGCTCTCCGTCGCCACCCAGGTGTTGCGCGCCCACCCGGCGCTGCCGGTGCTCATGCTCGGGGCGCCGGACGACGCGGAGACCGTGCGCGCCGCGGTGTCCCTCGGCGCCCGCGGCTACCTCCGCTGGGACGCCAGCCCGGTCGAGCTCGGGCTGGGCCTGTCCCGCACCGGCATGCGGCCCGACGGCGGGCGCCTGCCCTCGCAGCTGGCCCCGGCACCCCGCAGCCCCCAGCAGGCCGGCGTGCTCGCCGGCGCGCCCATGGGCTCGGGCTGGGGCGGTGCCACCCCGCTGGCCGGCCTGGCCCCGACCACGGTGCGCTCCACCGTGCCCGAGACGCCGCAGGTCGCCCTGTCGGCGCGGGAGATGCAGGTGCTCACCGGGATGAGCCAGGGCAAGAGCAACGCCCAGATCGGCCGGGAGCTCTACCTGTCCGAGGA
The Modestobacter marinus DNA segment above includes these coding regions:
- a CDS encoding response regulator transcription factor, whose product is MIEDRTRGNGSGGSVVWVFDERRRVRDDVAGRLLALPFVSRVEAVADPAALMARLDNRVPDVLLVGTQRATDSGLSVATQVLRAHPALPVLMLGAPDDAETVRAAVSLGARGYLRWDASPVELGLGLSRTGMRPDGGRLPSQLAPAPRSPQQAGVLAGAPMGSGWGGATPLAGLAPTTVRSTVPETPQVALSAREMQVLTGMSQGKSNAQIGRELYLSEDTIKTHARRLFRKLGAKDRAEAVATGFRRGMMH